From the genome of Coleofasciculus sp. FACHB-T130, one region includes:
- a CDS encoding anhydro-N-acetylmuramic acid kinase — MMRVIGLISGTSVDGIDAALVEISGKDLDIKVTLLAGATYPYPDALSKQILEVCGGSSLSMEEFAQLDDAIAYTFAQAAQNIQNSNPPAELIGSHGQTVFHRPPTEQGREGKEETSSFILNPSLSPQSSVLDPSLSPQSSVLSTPLGYSLQLGRGALIAHLTGIPTVSNFRAADIAAGGQGAPMVPAVDAYLLSHPDKYRCVQNIGGIGNVTYLPARRDSWLEEIRGWDTGPGNALLDLAVQYLTNGAKTYDQDGAWAAAGTICHDLVEQWLQQDYFQQQPPKSTGRELFSYTYLRQCIADASAYELSSADLLATLTELTAASIVHSYRTFLPQMPDEVLLCGGGSRNLYLKQRLQATLQPVPVLTTDEAGVNADFKEAIAFAVLAYWRQLGIPGNLPQVTGATSAVLLGEVYFPTNLKALQ; from the coding sequence ATGATGCGCGTAATTGGTTTGATAAGCGGCACGTCGGTAGATGGTATTGACGCCGCTTTAGTAGAAATTTCTGGTAAAGACTTAGATATAAAAGTGACTCTGCTAGCAGGAGCCACCTATCCTTATCCAGATGCGCTCTCAAAGCAAATTCTAGAAGTTTGTGGCGGGTCATCCTTGTCAATGGAAGAATTTGCCCAATTAGATGATGCGATCGCTTACACCTTCGCACAAGCAGCCCAAAACATTCAAAACAGCAACCCCCCAGCCGAGTTAATTGGCTCTCACGGACAAACTGTTTTTCATCGCCCGCCCACAGAGCAGGGGAGAGAGGGAAAAGAAGAGACTTCATCTTTTATCCTCAATCCTTCACTCAGTCCTCAGTCCTCAGTCCTCGACCCTTCACTCAGTCCTCAGTCATCCGTCCTCAGCACTCCTTTAGGTTACAGTCTGCAATTAGGTCGGGGTGCCTTAATTGCCCATCTGACAGGTATTCCCACAGTAAGTAATTTCCGGGCGGCGGATATTGCCGCCGGTGGACAAGGTGCGCCTATGGTGCCAGCAGTAGATGCTTATTTATTGAGCCACCCTGACAAGTACCGATGTGTCCAAAATATTGGCGGTATCGGGAATGTCACTTACCTCCCAGCGCGTCGGGACAGCTGGCTAGAAGAGATCCGAGGCTGGGACACCGGGCCGGGAAATGCGCTTCTAGACCTGGCGGTGCAGTATTTAACGAATGGAGCCAAAACCTACGATCAAGATGGAGCTTGGGCGGCAGCAGGCACAATCTGCCACGATTTAGTAGAGCAATGGCTCCAGCAAGATTACTTCCAGCAGCAACCGCCCAAATCAACGGGTCGAGAGCTATTTAGCTACACCTATCTCCGGCAGTGTATCGCAGATGCCTCTGCTTATGAGTTGAGTAGCGCTGATCTGCTGGCAACGCTGACTGAACTCACTGCTGCGTCAATTGTTCATAGTTACCGCACTTTCCTGCCGCAGATGCCTGACGAGGTGTTATTGTGTGGCGGTGGTAGCCGCAATCTCTACTTAAAACAGCGCCTACAAGCGACTTTACAACCCGTGCCAGTGTTGACAACGGATGAAGCAGGTGTGAATGCTGATTTCAAAGAAGCGATCGCTTTCGCTGTTTTGGCATATTGGCGTCAGTTAGGCATCCCTGGCAATCTTCCCCAAGTGACCGGCGCAACTTCTGCCGTACTACTTGGAGAAGTTTATTTTCCTACAAATCTCAAAGCTCTGCAGTGA
- a CDS encoding VIT domain-containing protein: MVTQEVERQASLTEGSLFAIVDGQERVFPLKHTEVVAKVTGNVSRVEVTQTFENPFNNPLEAVYKFPLPDEAAVDDMEIKVGNRIIRGVIKKREEAKQIYEQAKQEGKTAALLDQERDNIFTQSLANIKPGEKIDVTIRYSESLKFEKGSYEFVFPMVVGPRYISGPSTNSNSNTNSVTDTSQINPPTLPAGSRSGQNIGVTVEIEAGVPVKEVRSPSHQIRTTQDGRIMRVELSKENAIPNKDLILRYQVSSAQTQSTVLSEADERGGHFATYLIPAVEYQSNEIVPKDVVFLMDTSGSQSGPPIEQSKELMRRFINGLNPGDTFNVVDFSDSATQLSPIPLPNTPQNREKALNYINRLDANGGTELFNGIQTVLNFPAAPEGRLRSIVLITDGLIDQDQQAIAEIKKRLKPGNRLYSFGVGPSVNRFLIDRLAEEGRGTSEVVPPRESAQKVVEKFSQQINNPVLTNIEVNWEGSGKAPQIYPIKPPDLFANQPLVLFGRKGDRAKGTLRITGIVAGGKRYEKKLPIEFDGGGNSAIAQLWGRARIKDLMNEIYAGENPNNVKAVTDTALAYRLLSQYTSFVAVTEEVRVDSKKTQQVQVPVETPEGMNAEATSSQNGNVPSLSQAPPPSKALVASKPTASKMPSAPSAPSAANSQPLSSSAQPSSQSLNPDPVPEPSQILGNILAVLLLGMYFAWKRLKGLKSTPPGN, translated from the coding sequence ATGGTGACTCAGGAAGTTGAGAGGCAAGCATCTCTGACGGAAGGCAGCTTATTCGCGATTGTGGATGGACAGGAGCGAGTGTTTCCGTTGAAACATACGGAAGTTGTGGCGAAAGTCACAGGGAATGTGTCGCGGGTGGAGGTAACGCAGACCTTTGAAAATCCCTTTAACAATCCTTTAGAAGCGGTCTATAAATTTCCACTCCCCGATGAAGCGGCAGTGGATGACATGGAAATAAAAGTAGGCAATCGCATCATCCGAGGCGTTATCAAAAAACGCGAAGAAGCAAAGCAAATTTACGAACAAGCCAAACAAGAAGGAAAAACTGCTGCCTTATTAGACCAAGAACGAGACAATATTTTTACTCAGTCCTTGGCTAACATCAAACCAGGCGAAAAAATCGATGTCACAATTCGCTACAGTGAAAGCCTGAAGTTTGAAAAAGGTAGCTATGAATTTGTCTTTCCTATGGTGGTAGGGCCACGCTATATCTCAGGACCTTCAACGAATAGCAACAGCAATACAAACTCAGTTACCGACACTTCGCAAATCAATCCGCCGACTTTACCAGCCGGAAGCCGTTCTGGACAAAATATTGGCGTAACCGTTGAAATCGAAGCCGGGGTGCCAGTCAAAGAAGTGCGATCGCCTTCTCATCAAATCCGTACCACTCAAGATGGTCGCATCATGCGGGTTGAATTGAGCAAGGAAAACGCAATTCCGAATAAAGACCTGATTTTACGTTATCAGGTATCGAGTGCCCAAACCCAGTCCACAGTATTATCAGAGGCGGATGAACGCGGCGGTCACTTTGCCACCTATTTAATTCCAGCCGTGGAATATCAAAGTAATGAGATTGTACCCAAAGATGTGGTATTTCTCATGGATACTTCTGGCTCTCAAAGTGGACCGCCAATTGAGCAATCAAAGGAACTGATGCGCCGGTTTATCAATGGACTCAATCCCGGCGATACCTTTAATGTTGTTGACTTTTCCGATAGCGCGACGCAGCTATCTCCTATACCTTTACCGAATACGCCGCAAAACCGTGAGAAAGCCCTAAATTATATCAATCGCCTAGATGCTAACGGTGGCACCGAGTTATTTAATGGCATTCAAACTGTGTTGAATTTCCCCGCCGCGCCAGAAGGACGCCTGCGGAGTATTGTCTTGATTACTGACGGTTTGATCGATCAAGACCAGCAAGCGATCGCAGAAATTAAAAAGAGGCTGAAGCCGGGAAATCGTCTTTATAGTTTCGGTGTTGGCCCTTCAGTGAACCGCTTCTTGATCGATCGTTTAGCAGAGGAAGGACGGGGCACTTCAGAAGTCGTTCCCCCTAGAGAATCCGCCCAAAAAGTCGTCGAAAAGTTCTCCCAACAGATCAATAATCCCGTACTTACGAATATCGAAGTGAACTGGGAAGGGAGTGGAAAAGCACCGCAAATCTATCCGATCAAACCCCCTGATTTGTTTGCCAATCAGCCTTTGGTGTTATTTGGACGTAAAGGCGATCGCGCTAAAGGAACTTTGCGAATTACTGGAATCGTCGCCGGTGGTAAACGCTATGAGAAGAAGTTACCGATTGAATTTGATGGCGGTGGCAATAGCGCGATCGCTCAACTTTGGGGACGCGCCCGGATTAAAGATTTGATGAATGAAATCTATGCTGGCGAAAACCCAAATAATGTCAAAGCCGTTACCGATACCGCGCTAGCTTATCGGTTGTTGTCGCAATACACCTCCTTTGTTGCTGTCACGGAAGAAGTGCGAGTCGATTCCAAGAAAACTCAGCAGGTGCAAGTGCCGGTAGAAACGCCAGAGGGTATGAACGCCGAAGCAACGTCTAGCCAAAACGGTAACGTGCCTTCACTCAGCCAAGCGCCACCACCTAGCAAAGCGTTAGTTGCTAGCAAACCTACTGCTAGCAAAATGCCGTCAGCACCGTCAGCACCGTCAGCAGCGAACAGCCAGCCGCTATCTAGCTCAGCACAGCCATCCAGCCAATCGTTAAATCCCGATCCAGTGCCCGAACCCAGCCAAATCTTAGGCAACATCTTGGCTGTTCTCTTGCTGGGAATGTACTTTGCCTGGAAGCGGTTGAAGGGTTTGAAAAGCACTCCGCCTGGAAACTAA
- the crtA gene encoding cyanoexosortase A — protein MIAIAAGLITIHLTLTWRSGNTELLSTSFLFWAAVSSLLWQKRDGLELKSDDFSSIFGFALISLVLFKSLYPGYGFTLHVTPLISMLGLGLIASGVKGLKQYWRELLLLAFFVLNQELILKFFNVSLLTAKLTSVILWFLGFPVVQQGEILSLPTGSVQIGGACAGVGTILQLLGLALVVLLIFPTKLKEKILLPFVAVIVAFTLNGIRVALMTVLAGLSNKEAFEYWHLGDGSVIFSMISVFIFGLICRFWLLKPGSKNENSVEF, from the coding sequence TTGATAGCGATCGCGGCAGGCTTAATTACAATTCATCTTACTTTGACTTGGAGGAGTGGCAATACTGAACTGCTGAGTACAAGCTTCTTATTTTGGGCTGCGGTATCATCCCTACTTTGGCAGAAACGGGACGGATTAGAGCTGAAAAGCGATGATTTTTCTAGCATTTTTGGGTTCGCACTGATTAGTTTGGTACTCTTTAAAAGTCTTTACCCCGGCTATGGTTTTACCCTTCACGTTACACCTTTGATTTCAATGCTGGGCTTGGGTTTAATTGCCTCTGGGGTTAAAGGATTAAAGCAGTATTGGCGGGAATTGCTGCTACTGGCTTTTTTCGTCTTAAATCAAGAATTAATATTGAAATTTTTTAATGTATCTTTATTAACCGCTAAACTTACATCTGTTATTCTTTGGTTTTTAGGATTCCCCGTTGTGCAGCAAGGGGAGATTTTAAGTTTGCCAACTGGGTCTGTACAAATTGGCGGAGCTTGTGCCGGTGTAGGTACTATCCTTCAGCTATTGGGGTTAGCTTTAGTTGTTTTACTCATTTTTCCAACTAAATTAAAGGAAAAGATTTTATTACCATTCGTTGCTGTCATCGTAGCCTTTACGCTAAATGGGATACGGGTGGCTTTGATGACGGTTTTGGCAGGGTTATCAAATAAAGAAGCTTTTGAATATTGGCATCTTGGTGATGGTTCTGTAATCTTTTCTATGATTTCTGTATTTATTTTCGGATTAATTTGTCGATTTTGGCTGTTAAAACCAGGCAGCAAAAATGAGAATTCCGTAGAATTTTAA
- the aat gene encoding leucyl/phenylalanyl-tRNA--protein transferase, with protein MEFDIPTIIQGYAQGYFLMADDDNGLGWYSSRQRTLVPLDGQFRYPKSLRRVLNQERFTVAVNRDFQGVVAGCADRETTWISPELQEIYLALYEEGWAYSFETWQGEELAGGILGLVIGGAFIGESMFYRIPEGSKVAMVKLVERLRSRNFAFFDAQMMNPHLERFGAYIIDDPQYQVLLRKALQRRCSLV; from the coding sequence ATGGAGTTTGATATTCCCACCATTATTCAGGGGTATGCCCAAGGCTACTTCCTGATGGCGGATGACGACAATGGCTTGGGATGGTATTCCAGCCGTCAGAGAACACTCGTTCCCCTCGATGGGCAGTTTCGCTACCCGAAGTCACTGCGGCGTGTTCTCAACCAAGAACGCTTTACTGTTGCTGTCAATCGGGATTTCCAGGGTGTAGTGGCTGGGTGTGCGGATCGAGAAACAACGTGGATTTCCCCAGAACTACAAGAGATTTATTTGGCACTCTATGAAGAGGGTTGGGCTTATAGCTTCGAGACTTGGCAGGGAGAGGAACTGGCTGGAGGAATTTTAGGACTTGTCATCGGGGGTGCGTTTATTGGGGAATCTATGTTCTACCGGATTCCAGAGGGGTCAAAGGTGGCGATGGTGAAGTTGGTGGAAAGATTGCGATCGCGCAATTTTGCTTTCTTTGACGCCCAAATGATGAACCCCCATTTAGAGCGCTTTGGTGCTTACATCATTGACGATCCACAATATCAAGTCCTATTACGGAAAGCGTTGCAGCGTCGGTGTTCTTTAGTATAG